The nucleotide window AGAGGTAAAAACTTTTTACTTCTGCCTTTAGCCACAGAGGGAACAGCAATAATTTCTGTTGTCCATTGTCCAGTTAAATCTGGCTCTAATTCAAGCTGATGAGTTTTTAAGAAAGACTGTAACTCATTTTGAGTCAAATTAAAAGGATGAAGCGAAATTGATGAAGAGTTTACCGGCTCAACGGATTGCCAAGTCTCCCCCCAAATAAACAGATAACATTGGGTAGACTGTAAAATCCAACTTCCATGTAAAGTAGGCATAAACTAAATAACGATCCTCATAAACAAACAAAAATCAGGCTAAACTATGAAAGTATTCAGGTTTATTGGGGTAAAGGCTAAGAAGTCAGGAACTATTAACCTAAGTTAAGCGTCTTTTTTTAGTAAAAAACAAAAATTGATGCCATAAACTCCCCCATGAAAAAAGTCGAGCAGCAACGGCAAACTTATTCCCTAACAATGGCTAGGGTAACAAATCTAAACCATCTTGTATTTTAGTTAACATCTCTCCAAGTCTCAAGTGCCATTCTTTAAGAAATATGAACAAAAGGAGTCAACAAGGGAGTTGGCGACATCTCTAGGACTTGACAAGCTATGATAAGAACTAAAAATCCTTAAGCGAAGATGAAAATAAGTGTCATTATTATCACAGCAGTATGGACAACCTTGGGGGTAATCTCCCCTGTTAAGTCAGAAAATCTCAATGACTTGCGCCAGTTTTTAGCCACAAAACAATGTCAGGAGTGTGATTTAAGCGGAGCCGGGTTAGTTTTAGCCAATTTAGCCGGGGCTGATTTAAGAGGAGCGAATTTAGCCGGAGCGAATTTATCCCAAGCGAATTTAAGCGGAGCGAATTTAGCCGGAGCGAATTTAAGCGGAGCTTCTTTTAATGGAGCGAATTTAAGCGGAGCAAATCTGAGGGGAGCAATTGTCAACGGAACAGATTTTAGAAACGTTTATTTTATCAACGCCGACTTAACCGGAGTGATGTTAAATAACGCTTACCTACAGGGAGCAGTAGGAATTCCTGATTATGCCGGCAATCCAGAAATGTTTTATGGTTGGGGATTGGTAGAAAATAAACAAGGAAACTATAAATCTGCCATTGAATATTACAACCGAGCCATTTATTTAAATCCGAAATATGCCGAAGCTTATTTAGCGCGGAGTATGGCTTCTTACCGTTTAGGGAATACAACCGGAGCCACCCAAGATGCTCAAGCCGCCTCCCAACTCTTTGAGGAGCAACAAAACCCCGCCGGGTATCAAGCGGCAGAAAATTTTCTTCAAGGAATGCAAGCGATGGCAGAAAGACAAAGTAAACCCCCCAGTGGTAGCACAGGCGGAATAGAAAGAGTTATTCAAAGCGTTGGCTCAATTCTTTTACAATTTTTCTTGTATTAAATTCCCAGAAACACATAATCGAGATATTCTCTATTATTGGCGATACTTTTTAGTATATTAATATACACTTAAGGTAAATTTAGAGAGCAGATGAAACCAAAAGGCTGGGATGAATTTCTCAAACAGATTGCACATGACTATGATTTGCATGGGAAACTAAAAGAAATCTTTTTAGTGCGTTTTGCTTATGAAAACTGGCGTAAACCCGACAAAGAAGTGTGGGAATTAGCGCAAGCTGCCAGTCACGAAACCTATAAAAAGCAAATGACAGAAGTGTATAGCTATTTTGCCAGCGATAAACCCAACGGTTGCCCAGAAATTAAACCAGGGAGTAAAGGGCCGGGAAAATTTCAAATTTTGCGAGAATGGTTTAAAGATATTAAATATTCTGAATGGAAAACCGCAGCTAGTATTCCGATTAATAACGGTATTCCCAAAATAGAGGTGCAGATGCCCTTAAAATGGGATTCTCCCGTATATATTCCTCGTCCTCCCATAGAAACAGATTGCTGTCAAGAAATTTTAAAACCCGGTGCCCTCATTCGCATCAAAGCCCCGGAAAAAATGGGAAAAACCTCCTTAATTAAACTCATCCTTAACCATGCAGATACCTATGGCTGTCGGAGTGTGTATTTAAATTTACGAGAAGCCGAAGGAGCAATGTTCACCACATTAGATAAATTCTTGCGGTGGTTTTGTGCCAATATCAGTCGGGAATTAGGACTCAAACCGATGTTAGATGATTATTGGGATGAAGAACTTTTTGGGAGTTTAGTCAGTTGTAAAACCTATTTTCAAGGCTATTTATTAGAACAATTAGACACCCCTTTAACCTTGGGATTAGATAACTTAGACCGGGTTTTTGAATATCCGGAAATTGCCCAAGACTTTTTACCTATGTTGCGTTACTGGCATGAAGAAGCGAATAACTCAGAAATTTGGCAAAACTTACGGTTAGTGATTGCTAATTCCACAGAAGTTTATATCCAATTAGATGCTAATCAGTCTCCATTTAATGTGGGAAAACAAATAAAATTACCCGGATTTAATTTAGAACAAATCCAAACCCTAGCCAGTTATTATCAATTAGAAAAAAACGATGAGCCTCAGATGCAAGAATTTCTAGAAACCTTAAATGACATGGTAGGAGGACATCCCTATTTAATCCGATTGGCCTTTGATGCGTTATGTGCTACAAATTTAAGTAAGGAACAGTTATTACAAGAAGCACCCACCCAAGGGGGAATATATGGCTTTCACTTGCGTCGGCATTGGGATAATTTACAAAAACAACCCGAATTAGCCCAAGGGATGAAAACTGTTGTTAATAGTCATGAAGGAGTGCAGTTAGAACCCACTTTAGCCTATAAACTAGAGAGTATGGGGCTAGTCAGTCTAGAAGGGGATCTAGTTAAACCCAGTTGTGAATTATATCAGCGATACTTTAGCGATAACCTGTAAATTAATGAAAAATTGAGCATGGATAATTGATAATGGATTATTAATAATAAATAATAGATGATGATCCCTAAATATAAATAATCATTAACTATTAATTATTAATTACCCATTATCAATAGATAATAAAAACCGATATAACAATGACAAAAATAACAAAAATATCTTTAAAACAACCTAATCAGCCAGTGGTGTATTCTCCGGTTAGGGAAAACCCCTATAAAGATCCCTGGTTAGCCGTTAATCTTTCCATGTTTTTTCCCGGACTGGGACAAGTCTATGGAGGAAAATGGGGGCGTGGATTAATATGGATAAGTATAGAATTAAGCTTAATTATCTATGGATTGATTGCCATTTTTAGTCCTAAAGGAAATCTTTTAAGTGGATTAATTTGTCTGTTAGTGAGTTTAGGAATTTACTTAATTAATCTTCTTGATGCTCATCTGTGTATCTATTATCAGTATCAAGATCAAAAATTAGAAAAAATTCCCCGAAAGCATAAAAATCCTTGGTTTGCGGTATTTGTGTCGAGAGTTTTACCCGGTTTAGGGCAGTTATATAATCAACAATCGGTAATCGGTCTAATACTTTTATCTGCATCTTTAATTTTTTTAAAACTAGAAAGTTTTTACTCCAGTTTATTAGTAATTCCCCCTACTTTAGCAGCGATCGCCACTTATCATGCTTATATTGCTTTTCCTTATCCTAAAAAGAAATATCATTTTTCTTATCGCTCTATAGTAGCGATTATGGTAGGAATAATATTTGGATGGGGACTAATTTATAATTATATTCCCCAATGGATCGATCAAAAGATTGAATTATTTATTATTCCGAGTAACTCAATGGAACCCACATTACAGATAGGCGATCGTTTTTTTGTATCTGAATCTCAAACTTACCGACCACAAAGAGGAGATATCGTTGTTTTTAGTCCTTCTGAGACAATCAAAGAATTAGATCCTGAAGTAGCAGAATTTTATGTTAAACGGGTGATTGGGAAACCTTGGGAAAAAGTGCAGATAAATAATGGTATTGTTTATATTAACGATCAGCCTTTAAAAGAAACCTATCTTGCCGAGACTGCTAATTATCAATTAGATCCTGTAATTATCCCACCCAATCACTATTTTGTGTTAGGAGATAATCGCAACAACAGTTTTGACTCTCATGTTTGGGGATTCTTGCCTAGAGAAGTTATTTTTGGTCAAGGATATAAAATTTATTGGCCGATTAATCGAGTAAGATCATTAATTAGTGATTAGTGATTAGTGATTAGTCGTCAGTTATAAGTAAAGTAGATTTAAAATTTACGCCTTTAGAAAACCGGCTTTGCGACCAATGACATGAAGAGTGAACAGTTAACAGTTAACAGTTAACTGTTATTAGTTTTCAGTATGATAGTTATTAGTTTTCCAGTTTTAACCTATTAACATTTTGCTTTTTCACTGTTCACTGTTTACTGTCAACTGTTAACTAAAAACAATGACTCAACCTGAAACCTTAAAGATTCTTTTAGAAGCGATTGCCAAAGGAGAAATTAGCCCGGACAAAGCCTTAGAACAACTGAAACATCTCAGTTTTGAACCCGTTGAAGAATTTGCCAAAATTGACCATCATCGGCAATTAAGAACAGGTTTTCCGGAAGTCATTTGGGGGCCAGGGAAAACACCAGACCAAATCGCCCAAATCATGATAAAAATGAAAGAGCGATCGCCGGTAGTGATGGCGACTCGGATAGAACCTGAAATAGCCGAGGAATTAGAAGAAAAAATCCCCGGATTAATATATTACCCTGTCGCGCGAATTTGTACCCTTAAAACCGGCCAAATACCCCTAAAATCCCCAGGAATGATCTCGATATTAACAGCAGGGACAGCAGACATACCCGTCGCAGAAGAAGCCGCCATAACAGGGGAATTATGTGGGTTTGAGGTATTGAGGCTATGGGATGTAGGAGTAGCGGGAATACATCGCCTATTAAGTCATCGTCAGTTAATCTCTCAAGCCGATGTGTTAATCGTCGTAGCCGGAATGGAAGGAGCATTACCCAGTGTTGTAGCGGGTATGGCAGACTGTCCAGTGATAGCCGTCCCCACCAGCATCGGGTATGGAGTCAGTTTTGGGGGAGTCGCTCCCCTATTGACAATGTTAAATTCATGTGCTACAGGAATCGGAGTCGTTAACATAGATAACGGTTTTGGGGCAGCAATCTTAGCCGGACAAATCCTTCGCAGTGCTGAAAAAATAGCCAAAAAAATCAACCCCCTCCAATAACCCCCACAGATAACTAATGGGAGAGGGTGGGGAGTGTGGGGAGGGTGGGGAGAATAGAAAAATGATTTGTAGCATAGATGAGCGGAAATTGATATAACCTCTCCGTGCCTCTGAGTCTCTGCGTGAAAAAATAACCCTTCGTGTTTAGTTAAACTTAAAAACTGGGTACACTAAAACTAACCACACAGAACTCAACCCTAATGACAAACATAGTAGAAAAAATCCGTCAGCAATTTGACAGCGGCCCTTATCCAAGAATTGCCATCGATCAAAGCCCTAAAAACGATATAAGTCAACTGTACGTACATAATCTTACCACAGCCACTTATCGAAGAAATAAACAGATAGTCGACCCATCAAATAAATTAATATTAGATGTCGCCTGTGGAACTGGATTTACCACCTTATGTTTAGCCGAAGCCAATCCGGGAGCGAAAATTATTGGGGTTGATATTTCTGAAGAATCCGTAAAACTAGCCAGAGAAAGACTCAGTTATCACGGATTTAATGAGATTGAATTTTATTGTATGTCCTTAGAAGACTTACCCAGCTTAGGACTAGAATTTGATTATATTAATGCCGAAGAAGTTTTATATATTTTACCCGATATAGTGAAAGGGTTAGTCTCGATGAAAACGGTATTAAAGCCGGCAGGAATCATTAGGACTAATCTGCACAGTTACTATCAAAGGCTCTGTTTTTATCAGGCACAAACAATCTTTAAAATGATGGGATTAATGGATGAAAATCCCGCCGAAATGGAAGTAGATATTGTTCGGGACTTTTTTAAAGCCTTAAAAGACCGAGTCCAACTAAAAACCTTATGTTGGAAACCTCACCTAGAAAAACAAGAACAATATTATATGATGAACTTCTTATTTCAAGGAGATACAGGATTCACCATTCCTCAGTTATTTAACTTTTTAGAAGCCTCTGACTTAGAATTTATTAGTATGGTCAATTGGAGGCAATGGAATCTTTTAGAACTCTTTCAAGATCCCGAAAATTTACCGACATTTTTAGCCCTAACCTTACCAGAAGCGAGTATAGAAGAACAACTCCATCTTTATGAACTCATCAACCCTAATCATAGATTATTAGACTTTTGGTGTGGTCATCCTTTATCAACAGAAGAAATTTCCTCCCCCGAAGACTGGACAAAAGAGGAATGGCAAACCGTAAAAGTTTATGTACATCCTCAAGTCAAAACAGAAATTATGCAAGAAGCCATATTAGAAGCCATCAAAAACTTACAACCCTTTGAACTGGGAAAATATTGGCCGCCGATTAAACGAGATACTTTAGTCGATAATAGTTTACTAGCTTGCCTATTACCCCCCTTATTAGACTCCCCTAAACCCTTTAATTTCCTAGTCAAACATTGGCAAACCTTACATCCAATTGATCCCCTAACCTTAAACCCTACCACTGATGAAGAAGCCTTTAATCTGATTCGCCAATTCCTAATTAACCAAGAAAAATTCGATTATATCTTATTAGAAAAAGGCACAACCTCTCCGTAACCTCTCCGTGCCTCTGCGCCTCTGCGTGAAATAAAAAGGGGCAAGAACTGCCCCAACCAACCTATTTAACCCCTGCGGGTAAATAACTTTCAATCACATTGCGGAACTCGCTTTTTTGCTTAACTCCGCGCATTTCCTTCAAAAGTTCCTTATCCTTAAAAAATTGAACCGTAGGAGTTCCTATCACCCCTGCTGTTTTAGCAATATCGGGGTTATCAGCGATATCAATTTCGACAAAATGGATCTGGCCTTCATACTCATCAACCACCTTATCTAAAATAGGCTTAAGCACCTTACAAGGGCCACAAGTCGGAGACACATACTTAACCAGAATCAAGCGATCGCTATCATGGAATAATTTCCGTAGAGCATAGCCTCCCACATAGCGAGTATTGTTGATATCAAAAGTCTCTTCCGTATCAGCCACAACCGTCCCAGTGGTTTCGGTGGGGGTGTATTCTTCTGATTTAGGAGTTTGATGGTATTCTTGAATTAAATTATGCTCAGATAACCAACGCTCTGCCAATAAAGCGGCCATACAACCGGTTCCGGCGGCGG belongs to Gloeothece citriformis PCC 7424 and includes:
- the larB gene encoding nickel pincer cofactor biosynthesis protein LarB; amino-acid sequence: MTQPETLKILLEAIAKGEISPDKALEQLKHLSFEPVEEFAKIDHHRQLRTGFPEVIWGPGKTPDQIAQIMIKMKERSPVVMATRIEPEIAEELEEKIPGLIYYPVARICTLKTGQIPLKSPGMISILTAGTADIPVAEEAAITGELCGFEVLRLWDVGVAGIHRLLSHRQLISQADVLIVVAGMEGALPSVVAGMADCPVIAVPTSIGYGVSFGGVAPLLTMLNSCATGIGVVNIDNGFGAAILAGQILRSAEKIAKKINPLQ
- a CDS encoding pentapeptide repeat-containing protein — encoded protein: MKISVIIITAVWTTLGVISPVKSENLNDLRQFLATKQCQECDLSGAGLVLANLAGADLRGANLAGANLSQANLSGANLAGANLSGASFNGANLSGANLRGAIVNGTDFRNVYFINADLTGVMLNNAYLQGAVGIPDYAGNPEMFYGWGLVENKQGNYKSAIEYYNRAIYLNPKYAEAYLARSMASYRLGNTTGATQDAQAASQLFEEQQNPAGYQAAENFLQGMQAMAERQSKPPSGSTGGIERVIQSVGSILLQFFLY
- the lepB gene encoding signal peptidase I, giving the protein MTKITKISLKQPNQPVVYSPVRENPYKDPWLAVNLSMFFPGLGQVYGGKWGRGLIWISIELSLIIYGLIAIFSPKGNLLSGLICLLVSLGIYLINLLDAHLCIYYQYQDQKLEKIPRKHKNPWFAVFVSRVLPGLGQLYNQQSVIGLILLSASLIFLKLESFYSSLLVIPPTLAAIATYHAYIAFPYPKKKYHFSYRSIVAIMVGIIFGWGLIYNYIPQWIDQKIELFIIPSNSMEPTLQIGDRFFVSESQTYRPQRGDIVVFSPSETIKELDPEVAEFYVKRVIGKPWEKVQINNGIVYINDQPLKETYLAETANYQLDPVIIPPNHYFVLGDNRNNSFDSHVWGFLPREVIFGQGYKIYWPINRVRSLISD
- a CDS encoding class I SAM-dependent methyltransferase, which encodes MTNIVEKIRQQFDSGPYPRIAIDQSPKNDISQLYVHNLTTATYRRNKQIVDPSNKLILDVACGTGFTTLCLAEANPGAKIIGVDISEESVKLARERLSYHGFNEIEFYCMSLEDLPSLGLEFDYINAEEVLYILPDIVKGLVSMKTVLKPAGIIRTNLHSYYQRLCFYQAQTIFKMMGLMDENPAEMEVDIVRDFFKALKDRVQLKTLCWKPHLEKQEQYYMMNFLFQGDTGFTIPQLFNFLEASDLEFISMVNWRQWNLLELFQDPENLPTFLALTLPEASIEEQLHLYELINPNHRLLDFWCGHPLSTEEISSPEDWTKEEWQTVKVYVHPQVKTEIMQEAILEAIKNLQPFELGKYWPPIKRDTLVDNSLLACLLPPLLDSPKPFNFLVKHWQTLHPIDPLTLNPTTDEEAFNLIRQFLINQEKFDYILLEKGTTSP
- a CDS encoding AAA-like domain-containing protein is translated as MKPKGWDEFLKQIAHDYDLHGKLKEIFLVRFAYENWRKPDKEVWELAQAASHETYKKQMTEVYSYFASDKPNGCPEIKPGSKGPGKFQILREWFKDIKYSEWKTAASIPINNGIPKIEVQMPLKWDSPVYIPRPPIETDCCQEILKPGALIRIKAPEKMGKTSLIKLILNHADTYGCRSVYLNLREAEGAMFTTLDKFLRWFCANISRELGLKPMLDDYWDEELFGSLVSCKTYFQGYLLEQLDTPLTLGLDNLDRVFEYPEIAQDFLPMLRYWHEEANNSEIWQNLRLVIANSTEVYIQLDANQSPFNVGKQIKLPGFNLEQIQTLASYYQLEKNDEPQMQEFLETLNDMVGGHPYLIRLAFDALCATNLSKEQLLQEAPTQGGIYGFHLRRHWDNLQKQPELAQGMKTVVNSHEGVQLEPTLAYKLESMGLVSLEGDLVKPSCELYQRYFSDNL